GTCTGCCAATCGCTTTTTTGTAGTCCGAGATGGCTTTTTTAGCCCTGGCGATGGAGATATCCTGGCCTCTGATTACATCGGGACAGACCCACCGCGAGATCGTGGCCTTGTAGGGGCTCAATACATCGTCACCCAGGCTGAAACGCGCATGAAGGAAATTCTGGTTATCCTTATTGGCGGCGTAAAGGTCCTGGATCAGCTCCAACAAGCCGGCCCGATCAAGTCCGGCCAGACCTCGTTTGAGATCGGTCCATGTCGGTTTGTTTTTGGGCTTTTTGGGTACGATTTTCATCATATTAGTGCCTGTGCCTCCCATTAAAAGGCGCCCGTCAACAGCCCCATCGCATCCGGTTTTTCTTGAAAATTCATGCCGCGCTTAGCGGATTGATTCGATCGATCTCACTCCTGATCGCCTGCGCCGCTTCCCAAAGATCTACTGAGCGCTGCGCGTTCAACCAGAACTCCGCTGTATTGCCGAACAGGCGTGAGAGTCGCAGGGCCATCTCCGGGCTCACCGCACGCCGTTCGCGCAGCAGCTCGTTCACGGTCTGCCGGGACACGCCTATGGCTTTGGCGAAGACCGAAACAGTCAATCCGTAATCCGACAGAAAATCCTCTCTCAGCATCGCCCCGGGATGGGTCGGGCGAATTTTCCTCTTCCCTCTGTTAAGAATGCTCATGAAACACCTCGCATCTAATGATAATCCGTCAATTCCACATTGAACGCGTCACCATCTTCAAATCGAAAACCTGAGAATGTGCCTGTCCACCATCCTGTCAGCCATAGCCCCCTGTCAGCCGAAGCTCCTGGCGGCCGAAGCCTTGGCGAAGGATGATGGCGACGGCTGAAGCTCGTGGAGCGCCGGCAGAAGCAGGACCCATGCAAAGCTGCAGGTCGCCGCGGTGAAGCTCGACGGCGGCGGAAGGAACTATTTCAGATACTTCTTGATAAAGTCTGAGGGGGAAACGATTTTCAGGCTCTTGAAATCATCGACGGCCAGCAAGTGTCTGTCACCGCTGATGAGGAACTCGGCCTTTGATTCCATGCCACAGGCGATAAACTTGTCGTCATCTGGGTCGGCGCTGACCTGTTTATCCAGGGGGGGGAACTGCAATTATTTCGGTTCCTGTGAGAAGAAGTCCGATAACAGGTTCTGCTTCAATGGGGGGGTATCGTTTTTCCAGGCGATGCAGGACATCAATATACTCTTCAACTATCGCTGAGGATAAAGTAATCTGAATTTTACCATCACGCCAGGCTCTGAGAATTTTTCCTGGAACACCACCA
This genomic interval from bacterium BMS3Abin14 contains the following:
- the higA-1 gene encoding antitoxin HigA-1, translated to MSILNRGKRKIRPTHPGAMLREDFLSDYGLTVSVFAKAIGVSRQTVNELLRERRAVSPEMALRLSRLFGNTAEFWLNAQRSVDLWEAAQAIRSEIDRINPLSAA